Part of the Vanessa cardui chromosome 23, ilVanCard2.1, whole genome shotgun sequence genome, AATATTAACAGCCGATTTATTACTAACGAGGCCTTTTATTCGTCTaccttcattaaataatttgcaAACGATATGATACCTTTATAGTAATCtgaatttaaatacttaatattttgttaattttcgaAAAACGATTCCAATTCCTTACGAATGATAGAATTGTCTATGAGTAGTTACTCATAAGCGGTTCGTGCATAAAACTTTTCGTAAGACATGTACATAAATGTTATAGCTAGTTactcgtaattaaaaaaaaaaatcgggttaaaaatatacatttcgattcgttaaataaagaaatagggCAGTCAAATTAGTCAGATGAGCCTTAAACGACAAAATCTCTCGTGAAAATCCAGCgttcaaacaaataatttacataagtaATAATCTGgtcaattctactaacaaatgTATAGACTTTATATGTTAATGTGTGGCGGGCGTGCAAATGATCCAtttgatggtaagcggtcatcACTGTCCACAGACATTAGCACggtaattaatatatagtattaaccACACATAACGTCACCTATGCGCCAATAAGGAGACCTCATATGtcatttgtgcctgtagttacacttcacttattcacccttcaaactagaacacaacaatactaagtattgctgcttggaggtagaatataataatgatgagtGGGATGTGAATATATCAATCAAATGGAAATTTAAGTTATTCTACAACATTCTAAgggccggtgccgctgcggaaaaagctgaagccaaaaaaagtcgaaacgcttggcccttgtaatagtggtgcaaaaagcttcatcacaAGTATaatacctcgcctcattgcctccactggtgacaggagagctggttcggttttttgcccagaggatcggaattgcgattctctgggcaaaaaactaCTATTAGTGGAATTGACCCCCAGTCGCTAGACATAGTGCTAGACagtctaaaaaatatttcggtCCACATAAGGTAACAAGGTCGAGGTGAAGTAACGAAGCCTTTGTTTGAATTATATGACATAACTATGAATATATTATCACAGTCATGTCACAGAgcttttagaataattaaaaataaatgacctttttaatgttataagtaccattttttttatcaattacattttataacattgtttcaatattttattttgaatttttcgtTATGTTATAGAAATTCCACATGCTAGTTtaatagaaacaataaaaaatcatgtgcagataaaaaataaaaagatctaAGTTTTTTTCAGACTGGCAATACGTGCACCTTATAATACACACACATTCATAGACACACGCACACAATCTTATACTCCTCAAACACACCTAAACTATTGCGAGTATAAATACAAGTCGCAATTTTAAAACCAAAcacgattaaaaatattgttgtagtattctaatgttaatattaaacactTCCTGTACCTATTTATAGAAGTACACTAGTATCTTACTATTTACTTGTAAAAGCTATGTGATTTATGAGTATATCGTCAACAAAGCTTATGTATTTTTGCGATTTGTACCACCAAGCAACGACCATAGTCGATGtctgtataataattaagtagtataagacaaagtcgcttaccgctgtctgtccctatgtacgcttataTCTTTTTTGGAACAGATTtttggaaggtttttgtataatacatggaaaataaagTAAAGGAACGCTGATAATATTtcaagtttctaatgtgatgtcgtgaataaagATATTCTATCTTATATTTAGTACAtaccagcattgcacccgtgcaaagccaggGTGGATCGCTAGTATatcataaaatgaaattttcaatGATGTTACATCTCCAACACATTAAAACTTTCTCTCAACAACACGAGCTTTTGACTTCAAACAATTTTGATGCTTCACCTTTAAAGTCCAATGTTTATTAAAGCTTTAAGCACGTACATAATATGATGAATGATGCTCTAGCCAAATAAAGGAAAGTTACATTcaataatgtgttttttatgaattttctaAGTGATGGTAAAAGTGTGATTGAAATTTAAACCATGCTCAACAAACcgtcaatattgaataaagatttttgaatttgaCCTTGATGTATAAAATCTGCTataccaaatattatatatcatatttggtggtaggcctttgtgcaaccccgtctgggtaggtaccacccactcatcagttattctaccgccaaataacggtactcagtatcgttgtgttccggtttgaagggtgagtgagttagtgtaactacaggcacaagggacatggtatcttagttcccagggttggcggcacattgacgatgtgaggaatggttaatatttcttacagcgtcattgtctatgggtgatggtgaccacttaccatcaggtggcctacatgctcgtccgccaacctacaccataaaaaatatatatatatatattttttttcgaccACGAGATCTTATAGAGACTTATATTTTTTGACTTTATAGTCAATTATAAATGGCATGCTGAAGTACAAAAGTATATGCGCAAACGCAGGTGCATTCCCTCACTCTCTCACAATCCGATGAGACGGCAAATCTAACATGACTTGCTAGGAAGAGAGAGACCAGCAACGTTTCGTGCTTACCTATGATTTTTTCGTCAgaatacccaggcaagcaccactgaatttccatgagcttaatatgtttttaaaattcgtcgcaagctcgacggtgaagtaaaacatcgtgaaaaattTGCATGtgaataatttcaatgaaattctgcttgttggaatatgctcctatcCTTCAAAGGACTTTCTTCTAACTTACTAATCTTCTCAAAggaaaaggccttagcccaacagtaaGAAATATACAGGTTATTACTGAGCATGATTTAAAGATATCaaattgttacataaaaatttagaaGTGTTTGGTTGACGTCTTAAAAGTAGGTAAactgaaaaaaggttttatatactaattataacctaatattttaaatagagttCTGGTTTGAGTCCAAGAAATTGAGATCTAtggttgtatataaaaaaataatttgccgCGAGATTAATTAATCCGACGGTAAGTGTTCACACATAAAGGATACTAACGAATCAAATTACGATGTCGTTAAATTATACGTGATCATTTCAATAACAGCAACTGCATTATTTAAAAAGCCATTAGTTAAGTCATTTTAAAGGTCAGGTTCTTTGACGTCATTTCTATCGTACTTACAACTTTCACGCTTATAAAAACATCGTTCTTGAATGTGTGTATGTCAGTGTGTTTGTCCTATATTCTTGGTTAATGTTCTTAAGAATATAAGTTGTAAGTTTTTACTTAATACGATTGCATCCGGACCATCAAGGGCAATCGTTTGTTCATCAAGTATGATTGTGGACATACAATCTCTGATTCTACTATTTGATGATACTACTGGGTTTCTTTTCGGTTCCAAATCtgtggtagctttactttaaTGTAGTTTTGTAAAACTACTATTCAAAGGTTCTTGTAAAAGTGCACTTGAATCAAAATCTCCACGGCACTTCAATGCCGATTGGTTGATATTGTGCACGAGTAAGTTTTTGCGGCCTATGCTGCTTTTTTCGCCACATATTTAAGCAccaaatattacaatatcaCTCCAATATATTGGggtcaaaaattaaaacatactaagcaaaaaaaaaaaaaaaattgtcagcgAAACTTCatgaaatcaataattattaaatgaaatcctCTTACATATTTTTCGGTTCTTCTTAAGATTGAggcttctttattttaattttgagtgaacatccttttttattaatttcggtaCTTAtccgaaaaaataattttcataaaattaaacttatacatGCTAAACTTCTTAGCCAAAAGCTGAATCATATAAATCAGCGAAAGTATTCCATTATACCTAGAACCAATCCGGGTTGGTAGTTTTGCAGAATTTCATTGTTATTGTTAAGCATGagatagtgaaaaaaaaattaatcacacGAATTCTATTTATAGATGAATTGTCTGAAGTAATTTCATTAAGGTTAAGTGCAGACCtcgtcaaatataaaaatatttaaaccgacttcaaaaaaagggtATATAATACGATCGTATATttttgaaccgattttgatgattttttagttagaaagaagatactcttGGAATGGTATCAGggtctgatgatgggatccagGAGAAATCGTGGGaaaccctcaaattttatagacaTATGTACCgcttacatatttttacatattttacatattttctgaagctatattggcatttgcttctagcaatcataatgttatgctgctgagctgatgatggaagttgtaagtcctcaattactaggagttaggaaatagttctttcaacattaatttatggatttatactccttgGCCAAGAAAAACCTACagtatatttctaaaaaaacaatacgaaaatactttaacaaatatgtttttttacaaattaccttttatacgataatgtTCTGGGTcgatcaaggggctcgtatcgcttctttcttttgattgttgagacGCGTGCCCGTGGCTTGGCGTTGAGTAAACCCTGGGAACGTACCTCTCACTCATctgatattttaccgccaaacagtaacactcagtattattgtgttccggtttgaaggttttCATTAGCTCGTCTTCCAaactacatcataaaaaaagtaaactcAGACAATAATTTGAGCAAGTGAAAAGAGATGAGATCGCTCGCTGTATCGACAGTCATTGATCTCGAAATAGTATTCGCTCATTATATTGGAATATAACGGTTATCTAAGTCCTAAGTTGACGTGTATGAAGTGTTAAaactgtatgtttttttatacatttgtaagTGGAAACACTCAGTGTTATTGAACCTATGAACAAAATACACTATGAACTGTATAGAAAACAAAAGTAACAATCGTTAAATATTTGGGTAAAGCTTCCTCTCCTTTTcaagcgacttcaaaaaggaggaggttatcaactCGTCTGTAAATGGTTGGCCAGACACCGTCTCCAAATATTGCAATAActataacaacattatataatcgtaaatcgacttttaagtataaattttttaatttcattttacttaggaggactttaaaaatgtcttaaaaacgaaattatttttattaatttttagtgcacatcatttgttttaaaatagtgttttgtttgaagtcgatttttctttttgttaatttttttatttatgtagataaGGTTTATCGTCAGATTTATAGATGGTACCATGTCTTTAACCAGTGATATCAAACAGCGATCCTAACAAGGCTGCACTTTAAGGCCTATAATACTTGTTTGTAAATCAAATCGTGCTCGAagggtgaaggaaaatatcgtcaGGATATCTTCATGCGTTGATTATCTATCAATCAGCATTCGTCTTTGGTCTCGAAAAAAGAGGCTTCTGTCCATCAGTGGAACCTCGAAAAAGTTGTTCTAAGAACAACAGTCTGGTCTCTACttgctacttttattttttactttatttcaaaaatacatataaattccAAACTACCACGCTCGAtaaagtaatctatattaatgtctgtcgctctttcacgaccaaaccgctgaacgaaatttggtatgaagcaaacttgaactccaagaaagatttttttgtcTAACTCATAACAACAccttaaaacgcgaacgaaaccgCTGGTGActagtttaaatatatcatattattgtaGAAGGAGAACTGAGGTTTGGAATAGGTGGTCTAGGAAGTGACGTCACCTCTGAGGATCCATTGCATCTATCGTGGGCTGTCACAGTGGTAACAAATGTGAACTGTCAGTTGATCATGATgaattgcataatattttgttgGTATATAACTGAAACTTAGTTAATCAGTGTCGGacgatatttactttaaacgtTATGGTAATATACAGTCAACAACAATAAGACCTCTGTGGAGATTAAAAAGattgctttatattattattttattttattttattattcaagtagatacaatatgtatattacataaaaaatacatttcaaagtTATCTtggcaacaacaacagcctgtaaattcccactgctgggttgaaggcctcctctccctttgaggagaaggtttggaacatattccaccacgctgttccaatgcgggttggtgaatacacatgtggcagaatttctatgaaatttgtcacatgcaggtttcctcacgatgttttccttcaccgctgagcactagatgaattataaagacaaattaagcacatgaatcagcggtgcttgcctggatttgaacccgcagtcatcggttaagatgcacgcgttctaataactgggccatctcgagtctTGGCAAACCTTCTATTATTTACAGGTAGTCTCACCATGCACTATcacattatacaatatttatccatattaatattataaatgcgaaagtaactctgtctgactgtctgtctcgTTTTCAACTACTGaactgatttaaatgaaatttgatacacaaatagtctagagcttGAGAAAGGACATGgactactttttaattggaaaaaaatgttgttaacaaagaggtcttacatcaatgtaatattttcagtgaattaaaaaatatattcacattgtctaaagtaaaagtaaagtaaagtaacagcctgtaaatttctcactgctgagataaggcctcctcttccattaagcaaagggtttggaacatatttcaccacgctgttccgatgcgggttgatggaatacacatgtggcagaatttctatgaaatttgtcacatgcaggtttcctcacgatgttttccttcaccgccgagcacgagatgcattatgaatacaaattaagcacatacatatatatagtggtgcttgcctgggtttgaacccgcaatcatcggttaagacgcacgtgttctaaccactgggccatctcagctcacattgTCTACGCGAgcaaaaattatatactaaacaGAATCAATGATAACAGCTGAGaatgataaaacattatttcGAACTCTAATggttaatataaaagtttaataaagttttatacacAAATAGCGTCTTCACTACCTTCACACATCGACCAATCATCTTCAACAATAAGTATGACCGTGTCAATGACCCACACTTGAAAAGTGAAAGGATTTCGCTCAAAGAAAATAACAACGTAACTGTTTCAGATGAGaatcatttttgaaattaatatataatgcatACATATCTATACAACCTAACATTTATGCTGTGATGTACATTTTACATGAAACCTTTTTGTTAATTGATTTGCTAGGCAATGATCTTACGATTTGATGAGTTTATTCCAAAAACTTTATCCAATGcggttttaattcaattaaaattaggcacatgtaagttttcttacgatgttttcaccgctgaccacgagatgaatcGAAAATTAAGAACACAGAAAACATGGAAACTGTCTTAGAATTTATGTCTGAGTGTGAACCTGCAATTATTGGAATAAGAGTTCTTACCCGTTcttagtgagccagtataactacaggcacaagggacaaaacatcttagttcccaagattggtggcaaattgacgatgtaaggaatagttaatatttcttacagcgtcattgtctatgggtgatggtgaccgtttaccttcaggtggcccatatgctcgtccgccaacctataccataaagaaaccaatggccatctcggctctttataGATCACCTGTATAAGTAAGCACCCGGTAAGCGTTTCGTGTCTGTAATCTTTGGAACACGTTTATCACTAAATGCATATACAGCTAACCTGAAGGAATAAAGAAGAAGATTGTAAGCGTGTCAGTTACAGTATGTTTTATTGGTTTGCCTTTAGAATACCTACCTGAAtagtctcctcagataggtactctactcatcatatattatcttaacaaatagcaatactttgaATTGTTCTGTTGAAATGTTAGtaaggcagtgtaactacagtcacaagggttGTAACATaatagctcccaaggttggtggagaaTTATGATGCAAGGAGTGGATAATTAATCTTACAGCAAAGTCTATGGACGGTATTGATCATTAAATATCAAGCGTATTACTTGCCCAACAAAGTCTTCTGCTGTATTTCCAATGCGCTACTCCACTGAAACTCACATTGTTTAACGAATTGGCGACTAGCTATTTACCTTCAAGCGAATCATTTACCAATATATCTACTTACATCTAAAAAGTGCTAGTTTCTtagtatattttcaaaaaataagaaCGTTGACCATGATATACATTGTAAATTCTTCACAACATGAGAATCAGGGCTTGTATGTCGATTGTGTCTTATTACTGAATCACATTAACTTACTGACCTTCGACATCGTACCACATACACATGACAAGTTATGAAGATCCCATAAAAAGTCAACTAAATGACATTAAGTAACTTACATCGTTTGAAAGATTGTATAACTAGTGAGATTGAAATGTGCTTGTCCATCTATTTGTTACGGATAATCTCTGAAACGGGTGGAGCGGTTTTGACGGGACATTCACTTGTAGACAGCTAATGTAATAAGTAACTTATGCAACAACAAAAACTGTTTTCctaaattaaagaaaacatcaAGTCGCGTGCACACGTAGTTCTAAGAAAAACATCTATAAATTTAGCAGCTAGATTAAcacaaattttcaaattaatattatctttgaCAGACCGTATGTCTGATCTAATAGTAAACAtggaaaaactttaaataaaacgttGAACAAGAAAGCAATAAAGGCATTAAATGTGCCCGTATGTAGATCAATAGTTCAGTGTAACTGGAACAAGTTGTGTGACactgtattttatttgtggAACAAATATTACGGCTAAATGCATAATCGAGAAACCTGCTGCGTTATGTcgcatatattatttacaagataACATATTGACGGACCGATTGGTCTAGCGGCTATATATCATGGCATATGATGGTGAAAAAGCGTGTGAGTTACCTAAGTGGTCACCAGAGAGATAATGgtagtgtaagaaatattacccagGAATGGTTAGTTGGAACGATCGCCAGTGCCAAAAACGCTGtcttcctgttttttttttatggtataggttggcggacgagcatatgggccacctgatggaaagtggtcaccatcacccatagacaatgaagctgtaagaaatattaactattccttaaatcgtcaatatgccaccaaccttgggaattaagatgttatgtcccttgtgcctgtaattacactagctcactaacccttcaaaccggaacacaacaatattgagtactattatttagcggtagaataattgatgagtgggtggtacctatccaaacgggcttgtacaaagccctaccaccaagtggtagTGGTGGTGGTCTTCTTCTTCTCAACGGACGTCCATTTGctgaaacatgttttttttttatttatattgatcgTGTGTATCGTCTCAAGTACTTCTGCAAAACTATTCTTATTCAAATACTCGTTTCAAACGAtcgaatttaattcatttaaattggaAAGCACTTGACAtagtttttcatttcaattaacgTGTATCGAAtctatagtataataaattgacATATAAATACGGATCGAAGGAAACACGCGCGTGATTCGAATACGCACTCAGTTCCGCGATCCGTGACTAAGTTCACTGGATACTCTTACTTTTTTGAGACGAAATTTATATTCTAGCACTTTCTCGAAGAAGTTTgaataatgaaatttggtacttgcgaataaataaattaagtttacaGTCTTGTGGGTTTATCGCCCTTATTTAAGTTAATTGATAGATTATTTTGGTGTTGTCATATCTATTATTGTGtagaatgattaattaattcctGTTTTCCTattgaaattactttatttgttaaaatctgTGTATGTTGTTGTATGTTACGAATTAGTAACAGTAACATTAACATTGTAACCAAAACTatgtaactataaataaatataaatgcactATATTTAGTTTCAAGATTGCGGTGTTGATGTTCCAGTGCTTGAGGAGCTTAATTGGTCAAATTCATATATTCCAGAAAGCGCTTCAATCACGCTATATTACAACGGTATGTTATAGGAGCAGCTTGTTTCTGCAAGCGTTCATGATATCGATTAATCTTTCGAAAATATTCTTAAGCCTTATAATAAAGGAGTTTTGAAATGTCGAACGGTTTGACTTACAGGCAGAATGTGTATAtgtttttaactaatataactttttattttaaatcttgaaaaagagtaactattgactTGAGTTTTTTGCtagttcttcttggtagaatctaccgGAACCGGTTGTAGCTTAACTTAATATTGTTAGTAAAATGAGGTTtaatagtgcttgtaaaagcctacttgaataaaatatatttagattgttTGATTGCTTGTTTCTTACAAGATGTATGTGTAAGTGATGTGTGAggatgacaaaataaataaataaatatgagacaacatcacgtacattactctgatgccaatgtaagtagcctaagcacttgtgttatggaaagtcagaagtaacgatggtaccacatacacccagacccaaggcaacatataaaactaatgacaatcttTATCAACTCGGCCGtaaatcgaacccggtacctcggagtggggtacccatgaaaaccgatgtgcacgccactcgaccatagaggtcgaGTTGGAGGTAATTTCAGTTTAAACTACAGACATTGAGACAGCCTTCTGGATAACTGGTCTTGTTTCAAGATTTTGACTATCAAAACGGAAGAATATTTATGAGTCAAAGCATAGGTTACTCTTGAATTATCCTTGAATCTCAAGAGAagattgtggattcaaaccACCTCtgatttttttctgttatatttatcataGGGGATAAAATAAGTTTCTCGAAAGAGATAGATATTATATACGGAtcgcatataatatatatgtgtaaataaCTTTTCGTTAATTACAGTATTGTAGTACAAGTAATTAACTTGTATTTAAActtgttacaataaataattttgccaTTCAAAAAATTCAGTCCAGTAAAAAGTACATATGTGAACTAGTATTGTTCGTTTTAACGCCGGTTTTAACCCCAGAAAGAGTATGATTTCTTCAGATACATTATTAATCCTCTGCACTATATGTAGAACaaacattttgaatttcaaGTCTTGTACTTCAAAAACATATAAACTTCCAACCCACCCCCTTAGGGGTGCAGTTTTCTACGCCTTTTAGGGACCTAACTGCAAAATTTCCAGTCTATAGGTCTTATGatttctgagatttcgtgattaaGCATTGTATGGTACTTTGTTTTTACTTCTAGCCACTCGATAGCCAAGTTCAATtaacagaactggcgagcaGCACCGTGTTATATAGCAagaaccatttggagccaccTTTGACCCCCTCATAACTCACACACACtagcacatatataaataacggCATCCCTCAAAATTAtgacattataatttatgtttattatgttatacCGAGAATTCAAATTTTTGCATAAGTAATATATaccattaataaattcatataataaaaaaatcgtccTTGCCTGTGTTCGTCTTATACAAATTCGATTCTTCACGACTTTTCAAAACTTGCTTACAACGTACTTGCTTTCttcaataatacaatacaatgacaattttttttttttttttaatttaggtttgcttgattatattgtaatatttttttgttattaaataacgtTTAATCTCATCTATATAGCTGTATAATAATGAGGCGTAATGAGGCGTATTAGAGGCGTTAATAAACCTTTACCGAGGCTTTTTTCAACAACCACTAATAACATTTACTCATATcgttattaaacatattatttatattttgtttatttgaataatgttttttatgtgaAAGTACTCTTTTCAATAATTGAAACAGCAAGTAATACTTTGAGTTGGTTTGAAACCCTTTATTGTATTCGAATCAAGCTAAATaagtttatctttaaatatttcttaatttaattatattaaataactataaaataataatttgtgtttccATAACATTTTTAcctgtaattttatatatgaattttctTAAAAGATCCTAGATTTATATGGGAAGAGTGTAATAAAGGCACTAAttccaattatatatgtatataagtgaTATTTTAACCATTAGACTAATGTAAGATAACCCCACTGTTAGATATTTTCATCTtccacaataaattaaatttgaaaatatatcacATAGCTCAGGATAAATTGTCAcccaaaataaattgaatagttCATTGTGTATGTACATTGATTGTTTCGACGTTATATATAACGGTGAATGAACTCTTAACCTGTCCGTCAATTTAAATGATTCATTTTCCTCATATATTTAACATCACTTAAGTAATCTAGAATAACTCAAGTGATGTAAAACCGTTTCTACGGTAACGTATATAGTTGTAAATACTTATAACAGTACTGCACTAATTGTctgtgttattaaaatagtttagcGTCATAACGATCAAGTTCAAGACCTTTACAATGATCGCACAGGCTTTCGCCCATGCAACATTATGAAACCTGGACTCTACTTTTACTAGCGAACTGTGAAAGTCCAACTTATTTCGGTTTTTTCTACGGGGCTAAAGCGAGGGGTGCGGAGAGAGACTATTTAAAGTGATACAAGCTGCGCCGGCGCACAGTCTATTTCTAACGCTACGATGTTCAAGACGGTCGCTTTAATCACGCTCGCGGCGTCCTGCCTCGCTCTTCCCGCCCAAGATACGAGCCATTCGAGCAACGATCTCGATGGCCTCACCGACTGCCTCAAGAAAGACTCGACAGCATGCCTTAAGTACAAATTCTTCTCTTACGTCGACAAGATGATAGGACAAAGGGAAACGTTTTCACTCACCGACGGGGTGACAGTCGTGCGTGCGAACGACCTACCTCCGGAGACAGGCGCGCCTAGATCTCTAGATCCTGTTACCAAGATGAAGAATTACCTCGAAACGCATTCATTAAGAGTCGAAGTCAAAGGTTCTGATGTTATTGATACTGTGTCGAGTGTCGGTCGAGCGTTAGAAGACACGGTTTCATCGTTCACAGAAGATGATTTATCTGAAGAAGGTAGAGGGAAAAAGAAGAAGGCACAGAAAATCCTCGGTCCACTTCTAGCGGCTGTTATGCTGAAAATGATGGCCCTATTGCCGCTCGCGATCGGTGCTATCGCGCTGATTGCTGGAAAAGCGCTGCTGATCGGAAAGCTCGCGTTAGTGCTGTCAGCGATTATTGGTCTGAAGAAACTTCTGTCACAACAGAAGCATGTGACATACGAAGTGGTAGCACACCCACACCACACATCGAGTCACACATCAAGTCACGATTACGGTGGTGCCAGTGGTTACGGTGGTGACGCGGGTGGTTACAGCAGTGGCGGTGGCGGTGGCGGGCACAGCGGGGGGTGGGGTAGATCCATAGATGCGCAAAGCTTGGCTTACTCCGCGCAGAAGCAATAGCTTTCCGTGACCTAGTATAACGACCTCTTTACAAGACGATTTCTCTGCATTATTTATTCCtcttgtgtatgtgatgtgcgTATTTATGactgaatttatatataagtaaacctTATAGGTGATttgtaactatatattata contains:
- the LOC124539794 gene encoding uncharacterized protein LOC124539794, which codes for MFKTVALITLAASCLALPAQDTSHSSNDLDGLTDCLKKDSTACLKYKFFSYVDKMIGQRETFSLTDGVTVVRANDLPPETGAPRSLDPVTKMKNYLETHSLRVEVKGSDVIDTVSSVGRALEDTVSSFTEDDLSEEGRGKKKKAQKILGPLLAAVMLKMMALLPLAIGAIALIAGKALLIGKLALVLSAIIGLKKLLSQQKHVTYEVVAHPHHTSSHTSSHDYGGASGYGGDAGGYSSGGGGGGHSGGWGRSIDAQSLAYSAQKQ